A genome region from Anastrepha ludens isolate Willacy chromosome 3, idAnaLude1.1, whole genome shotgun sequence includes the following:
- the LOC128859366 gene encoding pupal cuticle protein 27, which produces MMLPIRTVVFCMLFATVMSLRQPSMKYLPPGNVEEYKSSNAPVPSPQYLAPQSGKNLHYKTVSSAASSAGFERRFSNGLKQNLAAAQIPIIRQDYTTDTSGNYNFGFETANGIQRDESGDIYDRPHSSLNVQGSYSYTGDDGRTYSVNYRADENGFHAEGDHLPTSPPVHNQSGGRSYRIHGGSTTGSRGFQSNMNSYSPSNRYLPPQRQYSKRH; this is translated from the exons atgatGTTG CCAATTAGAACGGTCGTGTTTTGCATGTTATTTGCTACTGTTATGAGCCTTCGCCAGCCTTCAATGAAATATCTACCGCCTGGTAACGTTGAAGAATATAAAAGTTCTAATGCCCCAGTTCCATCGCCTCAGTATTTGGCACCTCAGAGCGGAAAAAATTTGCACTATAAGACAGTCAGCAGTGCGGCAAGTTCGGCCGGATTTGAACGCCGTTTTAGTAATggacttaaacaaaatttggctGCGGCGCAAATACCTATAATCAGACAAGATTATACAACCGATACCAgtggaaattataattttgg ATTCGAAACTGCGAATGGGATTCAGCGCGATGAATCGGGTGATATCTACGACAGGCCACACAGCTCACTGAACGTGCAGGGATCTTATTCTTATACAGGTGACGATGGCCGTACATACAGCGTTAATTATAGGGCCGATGAGAATGGATTCCATGCTGAGGGTGATCATTTACCAACATCTCCGCCTGTACATAATCAAAGTGGTGGGAGAAGTTATCGGATACACGGTGGTTCGACAACCGGTAGCCGAGGCTTCCAAAGTAATATGAACTCGTATTCGCCGTCAAATCGGTATCTACCGCCTCAACGCCAGTACTCAAAGCGGCATTAG